A portion of the Sulfuricurvum kujiense DSM 16994 genome contains these proteins:
- a CDS encoding AAA family ATPase, translating into MNITWPNFNRNQLILIVSGGIVLLLLLFALLRNSDNTVTLEEATKLIENNQIEKAFSDNGYTYFATKNEGVVKISSSQLPPELTANLVIEPKSGNGWIWFFLFFAVIGGAGYWAWKNRLGFEDDSPLEAPIVKAAAAAEPEVPSTNVTPAKSTVRFSDIGGIGDVKEELEEIIDFLRNPKRYYSFGARMPRGVLLVGPPGVGKTMIAKAVAAEADVPFFYQSGASFVQIYVGMGAKRVSELFSAAKKNAPAIIFIDEIDAVGKKREGGRNDEREGTLNQLLTEMDGFEETSGIVVIAATNNIDVMDAALLRAGRFDRRIFVELPTASEREAILQKYLRHIPHDLSVSDVAKMTVGFNGASLAALVNEAALLCMRQKEIQVKQEHFLAVKDKVMFGKKKIAMLSDEQRRYQVRYQAGKVFAATWFDLPYEKITLTNDAITPPTAEPQLRHEIEAHVRVHLAGIASSHLRFGEHASNASHDLSVAKDLVHAMIYEYGMGSSVLPSEEDEAKLMDRLYTEMSTLLERNEKILSKFEAILDEYEHISKALARATMHEIL; encoded by the coding sequence ATGAATATAACATGGCCAAATTTTAACCGAAATCAGCTTATTCTCATCGTTTCGGGGGGTATTGTTTTACTGTTGCTGCTATTTGCACTATTGCGTAACAGCGACAATACCGTAACCCTCGAAGAAGCCACCAAACTTATTGAAAACAATCAGATAGAAAAAGCGTTCAGCGATAACGGGTATACCTATTTTGCGACTAAAAATGAGGGTGTCGTCAAGATTTCTTCTTCCCAACTGCCGCCGGAATTAACGGCAAATCTGGTAATTGAGCCTAAAAGCGGCAACGGCTGGATATGGTTTTTCCTCTTTTTTGCCGTTATCGGCGGTGCAGGGTATTGGGCATGGAAAAACAGGCTCGGATTTGAGGATGATTCCCCGTTGGAGGCTCCGATAGTCAAAGCAGCGGCTGCAGCTGAACCGGAAGTCCCCTCAACCAATGTCACCCCCGCAAAATCGACGGTACGTTTCAGCGATATCGGCGGAATCGGCGATGTGAAAGAGGAACTCGAGGAGATTATCGACTTTTTGCGCAATCCGAAGCGCTATTACAGTTTCGGTGCCCGTATGCCGCGCGGCGTATTGCTCGTAGGTCCTCCGGGTGTTGGAAAAACGATGATCGCCAAAGCGGTTGCCGCCGAAGCGGATGTTCCGTTTTTCTACCAAAGCGGTGCCTCGTTCGTGCAGATTTACGTCGGTATGGGGGCAAAACGGGTGAGCGAACTTTTCTCCGCCGCCAAGAAAAATGCCCCTGCGATTATCTTTATCGATGAGATCGATGCCGTCGGCAAAAAACGCGAGGGGGGGCGAAACGACGAACGCGAAGGAACTCTCAATCAGCTTCTCACCGAGATGGACGGGTTTGAAGAGACGAGCGGTATCGTCGTGATCGCCGCGACGAACAATATCGATGTGATGGATGCGGCACTTTTGCGTGCGGGGCGGTTTGACCGCCGTATTTTTGTCGAGCTTCCGACCGCGAGCGAGCGCGAAGCGATTTTGCAAAAATATCTCCGCCATATTCCCCATGATCTCTCCGTGAGCGATGTCGCCAAAATGACGGTCGGGTTTAACGGTGCGTCGTTGGCGGCATTGGTCAACGAAGCGGCATTGCTGTGTATGCGCCAAAAAGAGATTCAGGTAAAACAGGAGCATTTTCTGGCGGTCAAAGACAAAGTGATGTTCGGGAAAAAGAAGATCGCGATGCTCAGTGACGAGCAGCGGCGCTATCAGGTGCGCTATCAGGCGGGGAAAGTGTTTGCCGCGACATGGTTCGATCTCCCTTACGAAAAAATCACCCTCACCAACGATGCGATCACCCCACCGACGGCGGAACCGCAGCTGCGGCATGAGATCGAGGCACACGTTCGGGTGCATTTGGCCGGTATCGCCTCCTCGCATCTACGCTTCGGCGAACATGCCAGCAACGCGTCGCATGATCTCTCCGTCGCCAAAGATCTGGTGCATGCAATGATTTACGAATACGGCATGGGGAGCAGTGTCCTCCCCTCAGAAGAGGATGAAGCCAAACTGATGGATCGTCTCTACACCGAGATGAGTACGCTTCTGGAGCGGAATGAAAAAATCCTATCCAAATTCGAAGCGATTTTAGACGAGTACGAACATATTTCCAAAGCCCTTGCCCGAGCCACGATGCATGAGATTTTATAG
- the mtaB gene encoding tRNA (N(6)-L-threonylcarbamoyladenosine(37)-C(2))-methylthiotransferase MtaB, with protein sequence MKPKVYFKTFGCRTNVFDSQVMMSALSDYEVTEIEGEADIVIVNSCTVTNGADVSVRGYINQMDKQGKKLFLTGCGAHTKGESLFGAGKIQGVFGPSEKMKINTLISQESRFYEIGDLNYIDDAIVDEFVGKSRAFIKIQEGCNFRCSYCIIPFVRGDARSMDEAKILEQIQRLASNGFGEFVLTGTNVGSYGQGEGRNIAELMKKMSLIRGVRRIRVGSLEPIQINESFREILSEPWLERHLHIAIQHSSDEMLRLMNRRNRHKSDEELFGMLHSKGFALGTDFIVGHPGESDAIWREAMENIRSLHLTHIHPFTYSKRDGTPSASMKPEVNGAVSSQRMAELNALIESNNYTFRKAMKAVPLEVLIESGEDNRYIGYDQFYNKVVIESNEDISGDWMTLEDYEVHNEYNMAKF encoded by the coding sequence ATGAAGCCGAAAGTCTATTTCAAAACGTTCGGGTGCCGCACGAATGTTTTTGACTCTCAGGTGATGATGAGCGCTTTGAGTGATTACGAGGTGACTGAAATCGAAGGGGAAGCTGATATCGTCATCGTCAACTCCTGCACGGTGACCAACGGTGCGGATGTAAGTGTGCGAGGCTATATCAATCAAATGGATAAGCAGGGAAAAAAACTCTTTCTAACCGGATGCGGCGCACATACCAAAGGGGAATCTTTATTCGGCGCCGGGAAGATACAGGGTGTTTTCGGCCCTTCGGAGAAAATGAAGATCAATACCCTCATTTCACAGGAGAGCCGATTTTATGAGATCGGTGATTTGAACTATATCGATGACGCGATCGTTGATGAATTTGTCGGAAAATCGCGTGCATTCATCAAAATCCAAGAGGGATGCAACTTTCGGTGCAGCTACTGTATCATCCCTTTTGTGCGCGGTGACGCTCGCAGTATGGATGAAGCAAAAATACTCGAGCAGATTCAACGTCTTGCCTCCAACGGTTTCGGCGAATTTGTCCTCACCGGGACGAATGTCGGAAGCTACGGACAGGGAGAGGGACGCAATATAGCCGAACTCATGAAAAAAATGTCATTGATCCGCGGTGTTCGCCGCATCCGTGTGGGGAGTTTGGAGCCGATTCAGATCAACGAATCGTTTCGGGAAATTTTGAGTGAGCCGTGGCTGGAGCGGCATCTTCACATCGCGATCCAGCACAGCAGTGACGAAATGCTTCGCTTGATGAACCGCCGTAACCGCCATAAAAGCGATGAGGAATTGTTCGGAATGCTCCATTCTAAAGGATTCGCATTGGGGACCGATTTTATCGTCGGGCATCCCGGAGAGAGTGACGCGATATGGAGGGAGGCGATGGAAAACATCCGTTCCCTTCACCTGACCCATATCCACCCTTTTACCTATTCCAAGCGTGACGGAACGCCGAGTGCATCGATGAAGCCGGAAGTCAACGGGGCTGTCTCCTCACAGCGGATGGCGGAGCTTAACGCATTGATAGAATCGAACAACTATACTTTCCGCAAAGCGATGAAAGCTGTCCCATTGGAGGTATTGATCGAATCGGGTGAAGACAACCGTTACATCGGGTACGATCAGTTTTACAACAAGGTAGTGATAGAATCGAATGAAGATATCAGCGGCGACTGGATGACACTGGAAGATTACGAGGTACACAATGAATATAACATGGCCAAATTTTAA
- a CDS encoding TraB/GumN family protein, which translates to MMKVLIALIFLYVHLCAQSSVWKISDKDNHAIYIAGTIHVLRSGDFPLPKEFDEAYKRSEYVVFETDLALANSQTLQRTLAQKMMLPPNRNLSAVLSAKTYAKLKDYVNKQGYKIEMFDRMRPWAVILTLSQLKLSSIGIDQNGVDGYYNRRSLADRLPQRYLESIEEQSAIITEIGKGEEDAVILQTLRDMDAFPSMMEWMVKEWREGKTERLKRELVDEMRNSSPEMYRIILKQRNEAWMPKLIALLHEEKRGFVLVGAMHLLGRDGLLEQFRKQGYKVEYFEKGK; encoded by the coding sequence ATGATGAAAGTTCTAATTGCGCTCATTTTTCTTTATGTACACCTTTGTGCCCAATCGAGTGTCTGGAAAATCAGCGATAAGGACAACCATGCGATCTATATCGCTGGAACGATCCACGTCCTTCGCTCAGGCGATTTCCCTTTGCCAAAAGAGTTTGACGAAGCGTATAAACGATCCGAATACGTCGTATTTGAGACCGACTTGGCTTTGGCAAACAGCCAGACGCTTCAGCGCACATTGGCACAAAAAATGATGCTTCCCCCAAACCGGAATCTATCCGCCGTACTTTCCGCGAAGACCTATGCAAAGCTCAAAGATTATGTCAATAAACAAGGCTACAAAATCGAAATGTTCGATCGTATGCGGCCCTGGGCGGTGATACTGACCCTTTCGCAATTAAAACTCTCATCCATCGGGATAGATCAAAACGGGGTGGATGGCTACTACAACCGGCGCTCCCTTGCTGACCGCCTCCCGCAGCGCTATCTGGAGAGTATAGAGGAGCAGAGTGCGATCATAACCGAGATCGGAAAAGGGGAAGAGGATGCGGTGATTCTGCAGACTCTGAGGGATATGGATGCATTTCCCTCCATGATGGAATGGATGGTAAAAGAGTGGCGTGAAGGAAAAACCGAGCGCTTGAAGCGCGAGCTGGTAGACGAGATGCGAAACAGCTCGCCGGAAATGTACCGCATCATTTTAAAACAGCGAAATGAGGCGTGGATGCCGAAACTCATTGCGCTGTTACATGAGGAGAAGAGGGGATTCGTTCTTGTGGGTGCGATGCATCTATTGGGTCGGGACGGATTATTGGAGCAATTTCGAAAACAAGGATACAAAGTCGAGTATTTTGAAAAAGGAAAATAA
- a CDS encoding nucleoside deaminase, with protein MDPFMKEALLEAQKGLEEGGIPIGSVLVHNGKIIGRGHNRRIQKGSVILHGEMDALENAGRLSASLYKECTLYTTLSPCPMCSGAIALYGIPKVVVGENENFMGEEELLQSRGVTIDVLNDHNCIEMMKNFIHENPILWDEDIGE; from the coding sequence ATGGATCCGTTTATGAAAGAGGCTCTTTTAGAAGCCCAAAAAGGTTTAGAGGAGGGGGGAATCCCCATCGGATCGGTATTGGTGCATAACGGGAAGATTATCGGCAGAGGACACAACCGCCGTATCCAAAAGGGGAGTGTGATTTTGCACGGCGAGATGGATGCCCTTGAAAATGCCGGAAGGCTCAGTGCTTCGCTCTATAAAGAGTGCACCCTCTACACGACACTTTCTCCGTGTCCGATGTGCTCGGGTGCGATAGCGCTTTACGGTATTCCGAAGGTAGTCGTCGGTGAAAACGAAAATTTCATGGGGGAAGAGGAACTGCTTCAATCCCGCGGTGTGACAATCGATGTCCTCAATGATCATAACTGCATCGAAATGATGAAAAATTTCATTCATGAAAATCCGATACTTTGGGACGAAGATATCGGCGAATAA
- a CDS encoding mechanosensitive ion channel domain-containing protein, with product MRGYRFLLAALFVSVLTLNAAKNEEKAVEEPVVTELPKEVQLQNTQDELSKIQKELSRGNSVWLKSYNSYMAYQESRKSLREVQHRINQLEDRSPTVERKLEIEALQAKQKVLTDQIELLKAQGASPFVSLLKPDEAGELPNITNPFEIVTGLSYVKRINSQYKDYVLREEELQEIIGLLERQVALYKDMMRLNPKEDYEVELDATLLQVEKFKLALDTLISTADLYQKRIESTEAKINKEIKDQLYKLLNIGVIIVVLFGISLLLKRIAKRYITDNERFYTANKIVTFINVSLIILIILFSYIDNVGYLATVLGFASAGLAIAMRDWFMSALGWLVIIMGGSIHVGDRVRFEKDGMIYVGDVLDISLQRITLMEDVTITTLETNRRAGRIIFVPNNYIFTSMIANYTHGALKTVWDGIDIIITFDSNHKKAAHLVKEICRKYSKGYTDITRKQLNKLRDKYSLKNSNVEPRVFTLIAPHGIKVSAWYLTNAYATLTLRSTISADIVDAFNAEPDITIAYPTQTFYTGPIPPKAPMPSMEDQ from the coding sequence GTGAGAGGATATCGATTTCTTTTAGCGGCATTGTTTGTATCCGTATTAACCCTCAATGCCGCCAAAAATGAAGAGAAAGCGGTAGAAGAGCCGGTCGTTACGGAATTGCCAAAAGAGGTACAGCTCCAAAACACGCAAGACGAGCTTTCCAAAATACAAAAAGAGCTTTCACGCGGAAACAGCGTATGGCTCAAAAGCTACAACTCCTATATGGCCTATCAGGAATCGCGCAAAAGCCTCCGAGAGGTACAGCACCGTATAAACCAACTCGAAGATCGCTCTCCGACCGTAGAACGCAAACTGGAAATCGAAGCGCTGCAGGCCAAGCAAAAAGTCTTAACCGATCAGATCGAGCTTCTGAAAGCGCAGGGGGCATCTCCGTTTGTATCGTTGCTGAAACCGGATGAAGCGGGGGAACTCCCGAATATCACCAACCCGTTTGAAATCGTGACCGGATTGTCGTATGTCAAACGGATAAACAGCCAGTACAAAGATTATGTCCTCCGTGAAGAGGAGCTTCAAGAGATCATTGGATTATTGGAGCGTCAAGTCGCACTCTACAAAGATATGATGCGCCTGAATCCGAAAGAGGATTATGAGGTTGAGCTGGATGCGACGCTGCTGCAGGTCGAAAAGTTTAAACTCGCACTCGATACCCTTATCTCTACGGCAGATCTGTATCAAAAGCGGATCGAGTCGACCGAGGCGAAAATCAACAAAGAGATTAAAGATCAGCTCTACAAACTTCTCAATATTGGTGTCATCATTGTCGTTCTTTTCGGTATTTCACTTCTTTTGAAGCGGATCGCCAAGCGTTACATCACCGATAATGAACGCTTTTATACCGCCAATAAAATCGTGACCTTTATCAATGTGTCACTGATTATTCTCATTATCTTGTTCAGCTATATCGATAATGTCGGCTATTTGGCGACGGTTCTCGGGTTCGCATCTGCAGGTTTGGCGATTGCGATGCGTGATTGGTTTATGAGTGCATTGGGGTGGCTGGTGATCATAATGGGCGGTTCCATTCATGTCGGTGATCGTGTCCGTTTTGAAAAAGACGGGATGATCTATGTCGGGGACGTACTCGATATTTCGCTTCAGCGCATTACGCTGATGGAAGATGTTACAATAACGACTCTTGAGACAAACCGCCGGGCCGGACGGATTATATTTGTCCCGAACAACTACATTTTTACCTCTATGATCGCCAACTATACGCATGGAGCCCTGAAAACGGTTTGGGACGGAATCGACATTATTATCACTTTTGATTCGAACCATAAAAAGGCGGCCCATCTGGTCAAAGAGATCTGCCGTAAATACTCGAAAGGGTATACCGACATTACCCGAAAGCAGCTCAATAAGCTCCGAGACAAATACAGTCTGAAAAACAGCAATGTTGAACCGCGTGTCTTTACGCTGATCGCTCCTCACGGGATAAAAGTGAGCGCGTGGTATCTTACCAACGCGTATGCGACACTGACACTGCGCAGTACGATTTCTGCCGATATCGTCGATGCGTTTAACGCTGAACCGGACATCACGATCGCTTATCCGACGCAGACGTTCTATACGGGGCCGATCCCTCCTAAAGCTCCGATGCCGTCGATGGAAGATCAATGA
- the bioV gene encoding pimelyl-ACP methyl ester esterase BioV, translated as MRFYSGFALADDQHFFDPYLKHSDYTVAGFSYGAIKAAQYALYARERIDTLQLFSPAFFQTKKESFRRLQMGGYFKDAERYLDNFITSCFAPSPIKPITLGNNDAESLQELLYFEWTGELMESIRAKGIIIEVYLGLEDQVIDVAGAREFFLPYATVTSIKRGNHFLQTGV; from the coding sequence ATGAGATTTTATAGCGGATTCGCCCTCGCGGATGATCAGCACTTCTTTGATCCGTATTTAAAGCACAGTGACTACACGGTAGCGGGATTCAGCTACGGTGCGATCAAAGCGGCGCAGTATGCGTTATATGCCCGTGAGAGGATCGATACCCTTCAACTTTTTTCCCCCGCTTTTTTTCAGACGAAAAAAGAGTCGTTTCGCCGCCTGCAGATGGGGGGATACTTTAAAGATGCCGAACGGTATCTCGATAACTTTATCACGAGCTGTTTCGCACCTTCTCCGATCAAACCGATTACCTTAGGGAACAACGATGCGGAGTCGCTTCAGGAACTGCTCTATTTTGAGTGGACGGGTGAACTGATGGAATCTATCCGTGCCAAAGGGATCATTATTGAGGTTTATTTAGGGCTGGAAGATCAGGTTATCGATGTTGCGGGGGCACGGGAGTTTTTTCTCCCCTATGCTACCGTCACCTCTATTAAACGGGGAAACCATTTTTTACAAACAGGAGTTTAA
- the mog gene encoding molybdopterin adenylyltransferase gives MIKIGVITASDRASAGIYEDISGVAIQDTMRDYLKSEHEIVYRCIPDNQDTIEETMMELCDREGCCLVVTTGGTGPAKRDVTPEATENVCEKMMPGFGELMRQVSLKYVPTAILSRQTAGIRGKSLIINLPGKPKSIRECLDAVFPAVPYCIDLIDGPYLECNEEVIKAFRPKQS, from the coding sequence ATGATAAAGATAGGGGTTATTACCGCGTCAGACCGCGCGAGTGCGGGGATTTACGAAGATATTTCAGGGGTAGCGATCCAGGACACGATGAGAGATTACCTCAAATCCGAACACGAGATCGTCTACCGCTGTATCCCTGATAATCAAGACACGATCGAAGAGACGATGATGGAATTGTGTGACCGCGAGGGGTGCTGTCTCGTCGTAACGACGGGGGGAACGGGTCCTGCAAAGCGCGACGTGACCCCCGAAGCGACGGAGAACGTCTGCGAGAAGATGATGCCGGGTTTCGGCGAGTTGATGCGTCAAGTGAGCCTCAAATACGTTCCTACGGCAATTTTGTCACGTCAGACGGCGGGAATCCGAGGTAAAAGCCTTATCATCAATCTTCCGGGGAAACCGAAATCGATCCGTGAGTGTCTGGACGCGGTATTTCCCGCTGTGCCGTACTGTATCGATCTGATCGATGGGCCGTATCTGGAGTGCAACGAAGAGGTTATCAAAGCGTTTCGCCCGAAACAGTCGTAA
- the thrC gene encoding threonine synthase: MKFIETRGNDGIHPQQVTFSEAILSPIASFGGLYVPSSLPMLGEPFLTKHLNSSYKELAKDLLTTLAIDIDGSVIDEALSLYDKFDDPTNPVPVVKVRDDLYVSELYHGPTRAFKDMALQPFGVVLSSIAQKRGEEYLILAATSGDTGPAALETFKNRANVRVACLYPDGGTSDVQRLQMVTEDASNLKVIGIKGDFDDAQSALKKLLASQTFKDALKAKNISLSAANSVNFGRIIFQIIYHIHSYLELVRQNVIAMGEKVYLDVPSGNFGNALGGYYAYKMGLPVEKIIIASNENNVLTRLINTGRYDLRGEHVVATTSPAMDILISSNVERILFDLFGYERTKELMAGLEAERFYALSDNETMKLQNLFTADYCNGAEGKGYIKEAFDHGYLMDPHTATCFKAYDCCATKPLKTIVYSTAEWTKFSPTIANALTGEKDANDIDALESISTTAKTPIPAMIKGLFSKPVTQATVIEKENIEAEILKFL; the protein is encoded by the coding sequence ATGAAATTTATTGAAACACGCGGAAATGACGGAATCCATCCACAGCAGGTGACTTTTTCAGAGGCGATTTTAAGTCCTATCGCATCGTTCGGCGGGTTGTATGTCCCCAGCAGCCTTCCGATGTTGGGTGAGCCGTTTCTTACGAAACATCTGAATTCATCCTATAAAGAGTTGGCAAAAGATTTGTTGACAACACTTGCGATCGATATTGACGGATCGGTCATTGACGAAGCACTGTCACTTTACGATAAATTTGATGATCCGACCAATCCTGTACCGGTTGTCAAAGTTCGTGATGATCTTTATGTAAGCGAGCTCTATCACGGTCCGACCCGTGCGTTCAAAGACATGGCGTTGCAGCCGTTCGGTGTCGTACTCAGCTCCATCGCCCAAAAGCGCGGTGAAGAGTATCTGATTTTGGCAGCAACCAGCGGTGATACCGGTCCTGCGGCGCTAGAGACGTTCAAAAACAGAGCGAACGTCCGTGTCGCCTGCCTCTATCCTGACGGCGGTACGTCGGATGTTCAGCGTCTTCAGATGGTGACCGAGGATGCCTCAAATCTCAAAGTAATCGGGATCAAAGGGGATTTTGATGATGCTCAAAGCGCATTGAAAAAGCTTTTGGCGTCTCAAACGTTTAAGGATGCCCTGAAAGCGAAAAATATCTCCCTCTCTGCGGCAAACTCGGTCAACTTCGGACGGATCATTTTTCAAATCATCTATCACATCCACAGCTACCTTGAACTCGTTCGCCAAAACGTCATCGCAATGGGTGAAAAAGTCTATCTTGATGTTCCGAGCGGGAATTTCGGGAATGCGCTGGGCGGATATTACGCCTATAAAATGGGTCTTCCGGTCGAGAAAATCATTATCGCTTCGAATGAGAACAATGTTTTGACCCGTTTGATCAATACGGGGCGCTATGATCTGCGTGGGGAGCATGTCGTCGCTACGACATCCCCGGCTATGGATATTTTGATCTCCAGCAATGTCGAGCGCATCTTGTTCGATCTCTTCGGATATGAGCGTACCAAAGAGCTGATGGCAGGGTTGGAAGCGGAACGTTTCTATGCGCTTAGCGATAATGAGACGATGAAACTGCAAAACCTTTTTACGGCCGATTACTGTAACGGCGCCGAGGGGAAAGGGTATATCAAAGAGGCATTCGATCACGGCTATTTGATGGATCCGCATACGGCGACCTGTTTCAAAGCGTATGACTGCTGTGCGACCAAACCGCTTAAAACAATCGTTTACTCGACTGCCGAGTGGACGAAGTTTTCTCCGACGATCGCCAATGCTCTTACGGGTGAGAAAGACGCTAACGATATCGATGCATTGGAATCCATTTCAACGACAGCTAAAACACCGATCCCTGCGATGATTAAAGG